AGCAAGTAATCCATATTTGCCAAACGACAATAGTGCGCGACGCATGGCGCTCAGGTCAGTCACTCTCCATTAACGGTTGGGTCTACGGGCTAAAAGACGGGCTCGTACACGATTTGGGGATTTCCATTCGCCACCCAGGAGAGATTGCAGACGTCTATCAAAATGCACTGACAAATATTTCCCAAGGCAAACACGATTAGCAGCACCCTTCGACGATCTCCCTTATATTTGCCCTAAAGCCGGTTGCCCTACAGCCGGCTACTGTCTAGCTAGCACGGGGGCACCATGCCAGACTATCGCCAGTGGGAATGTCAAATCTGCGGCTGGATCTACGATGAAGCCAAGGGCTGGCCTGAGGATGGGATAGCCCCTGGTACCCGTTGGGAAGATATCCCCGAAGACTGGTGCTGTCCCCAGTGCGGAGCGCACAAGCAAGATTTTGCAATGTGTGAGCTGGATAAAAAGAAAAGCCCCCCTTCTCCACTTGATACCCCGCTTGACTCCCAGTTACCAACTCATCAGGGCACAGCTACTTTTCGCCTCTGGGAGTGCATGGTGTGCGGATGGGTCTACGACGAAGCCAGGGGGTGTCCAGAGGAAGGCATTGCTCCCGGCACCCGCTGGGAGGATATCCCCGAGGACTGGAGCTGCCCGCAATGCGGAGTGGGTAAAGAAGACTTCGACATGGTGCTGGTGACTCCGGCATCAAATTCTATAGAAAATGACACTGAGCTAAGTGGCGGTGAAGCTTCCAGCGAGAATCAAGCCCCACTAGTGATTGTCGGCACAGGCCTGGCCGGCTATCACCTAGCCCTGGAGTTTCGCAAGCTCGATTCTGTAACCCCCCTGGTTCTGATTTCCAGTGATGACGGGGCCTTTTACTCTAAACCCCTTCTATCAGCCTCCCTTTCCCATGGAAAAACAGCCCAGCAGTTATGCCAAACCAGCGCTGAAGAAATGGCGCGTAAATTGGACGCACAGATTCTCGTACATACCCGTGTGGCTTCAATTTCCCCCCACAGCAAAACATTACAGTTGCAGCAGGATGTTGATAATCACATAGCGGATATTCCTTACGACAGGTTGATATTGGCGACTGGTGCCCACTGCCGCAAACTGACGGCTATCGCGGGCAATGCCCACGCAAGGCTATTTAGAATTAACAACCTGACAGACTACCACCGCTTTCGCACCGCGCTCGTTGGCTGCCAGCGGGTCCTCCTGATCGGTGCAGGTCTGATTGGTTGTGAGTTTGCCAATGATTTGGTGCAAGCCGGATATGAAGTGGCTGTGGTAGATCCTCAGGAGTGGCCGCTCGCCTCTCTCTTGCCAGAGGCTGCCGGTCGCGATCTCCAGGAGGTGCTCAATAACAGTGGCGTTCGTTTTTATCTGGGGAAGTCCATTCGCTCCCTGAATAAAAATCCTAAAGGTATTGAAGCCCTGCTGGATAACGGTGAGACGCTAGTGGCAGATATCGCCCTGGCGGCACTGGGTCTTGAAGCTAATACTGCCCTGGCTGAAACTGCGGGACTGAAAATTCAGCGGGGAATTGCCGTAGACCGGAAATTACAGAGTAGCAATCCGCATATATTTGCCATTGGCGACTGTGCGGAGGTAGAGGGGCACCAGCTGTTTTACGTCGCTCCCCTAATGACTTGTGCCCGCGCCCTGGCTCAAACCCTTAGCGGCAATCCCTGTCCCGTACACTACGGCGTTATCCCGGTTGCGGTTAAAACAACCCTGCGCCCCACAACCCTCTGCCCTCCCCATCC
The DNA window shown above is from Microbulbifer variabilis and carries:
- a CDS encoding FAD-dependent oxidoreductase — translated: MPDYRQWECQICGWIYDEAKGWPEDGIAPGTRWEDIPEDWCCPQCGAHKQDFAMCELDKKKSPPSPLDTPLDSQLPTHQGTATFRLWECMVCGWVYDEARGCPEEGIAPGTRWEDIPEDWSCPQCGVGKEDFDMVLVTPASNSIENDTELSGGEASSENQAPLVIVGTGLAGYHLALEFRKLDSVTPLVLISSDDGAFYSKPLLSASLSHGKTAQQLCQTSAEEMARKLDAQILVHTRVASISPHSKTLQLQQDVDNHIADIPYDRLILATGAHCRKLTAIAGNAHARLFRINNLTDYHRFRTALVGCQRVLLIGAGLIGCEFANDLVQAGYEVAVVDPQEWPLASLLPEAAGRDLQEVLNNSGVRFYLGKSIRSLNKNPKGIEALLDNGETLVADIALAALGLEANTALAETAGLKIQRGIAVDRKLQSSNPHIFAIGDCAEVEGHQLFYVAPLMTCARALAQTLSGNPCPVHYGVIPVAVKTTLRPTTLCPPHPGAEGSWQVSQDTKGVCAEFRNSRGELLGFALTGAAITERERLISECMPLMDNKSFE